The genomic interval CACGTACGAGACGGACTGCTGGGACGTGCACGCGGCGCTCGCCGCCGGCGGCGGCGGGTTCGTGGTGCTCGACGTGCGCGGCCCCGAGGCGTTCGCCGCCGGCCACGTGCCGGGCGCCGTGAACCTGCCGCACGGCCGCATCGTCGAGCGCAACCTGGCTCCCTACTCCGTCGACATGCTGTTCGTCGTCTACTGCGCCGGCCCGCACTGCAACGGCGCCGATCGCGCCGCGGTGGCGCTGGCACGGCTCGGCCGGCCGGTGAAGAAGATGATCGGCGGTGTCACGGGTTGGCTCGACGAGGGCTTCGAGCTCGCCAAAGGGGCGTCGTGACGCTTGCCGTTCCCACCGGCGCGGCGCTGGTCGTGATCGACATGCAGCAGGGCTTCGGACCGGAGTTCTGGGAGCACTGGGCCGGTCCCG from Luteitalea sp. carries:
- a CDS encoding rhodanese-like domain-containing protein encodes the protein MPTLQIDQRAVTDVPAARSADALAHFSALFTYETDCWDVHAALAAGGGGFVVLDVRGPEAFAAGHVPGAVNLPHGRIVERNLAPYSVDMLFVVYCAGPHCNGADRAAVALARLGRPVKKMIGGVTGWLDEGFELAKGAS